CGGCCCCTTCCGTGCGGAAGAACTCGTTGATGGCCTTCTCTGTCTTGCGGAGGTGGCTGCTCATCATGCACAGGCGGGTGATGTTCAGAATGAGGGTGATGGCAAAGGCAACGAGGCACACGATCATGTAGTAGATGCTCATGTCCCCTGAGGTGAAGATAACCCTCAGGGTGACTGTGTAGTACAAGGTCTCGTTCTGATTCACGCCTGCACACGTGTACCGGCCCCGGTCGGCAAAGCTGACCTTTGTGATGTTGAGGGAATTATCAGCAATCCTCCACCGGTCATCTGCACAGGGGCAAGAAACAAACAGAGCTTGTGAAACAAAAATCCCAGGGTAAACATCACCAGGAGGCAAAGCCTGGCAGTGAGCAGCCCACTTGGACCATAGTAACAGTACACCAAGGACTGAAATGTCCTTTTCATGCCTGCGACACAGAAAGCCATAACCCACTTACCCATCATACTGCTTAATGCTAAATTATTCTGCATGCTTGCTACACTACTTTTACTTCCTTCTCTCATCTGCACTTTCCAGTCTGCTTCTGGTTCTTTCTGATAGGAATCCTAATTCTTAACTAGGGCTTCTCACCCTGTGTTAAAAGACTGTCCTCTATAAAGTCTAATTTTCCATACATTCAGAGTCAAAAGTCCAGCGACCCATGAAAAAGATCAGTCTGTAAATGGCTCTGTTGGCAAAAGAACCCAGAATTTTCTTGAGACAGTATTCTGCTGAGCATGCAGTGCTGACATGCAAAACCCAAGTAAAAGGGAAATCAATACAAGAAGCTCTATACAGCATTTGCTGTGCATTTATAACTTAGGGGGAAAACTGTTTTCATAACTCATTCCTTCTAATTACTCTGCTTTGAACTGTTTTCATAACTTATTCTTCTAATTACTCTACTTTGAACTAATCTCCAGATGGCATTATAACTACAAAAAGGTTACTGAATACTTAAGGCACAAAGATGGCCTCCAACAAGATCCTATCAATTAGTTCGATGACCTTCATTAATACTAATAGAGAACAACACATGTATCTCTAaaacattttctaaaattaaaaactgcAGGGATAGAACTGCAAGAGCCAATAGCTAGGAAAATATATTCCCCTTCAGTTCAAAAGGGTTAAATAGCATGAATTCCATCGTTGGCCACTACATACTGTGTTACTTTCCACAGTCTCACTGGTGcataaaccaaaaaataaatgtaCTAAGTATGTTTTAAAACATATCCTGTAACAAAATTAAAGCACCAACTGCCAGCTCAAAAGGTTGCAAGTTGTGGAGAACTGTGTTTAATTCATTCATttggaaaaatataatttcaacCAGAGCAATAATAAATAAACTCATCAGTTAGTATTGGGTAAGATGAAGACTCATCTCTTCTGTATGGAACACTGGGATGACTCCTGAGCAACATCATTCTGTGGGACACCAAAGCAGGATGGACAGAAGTACTCAGGTGTAATTCCCATGCAACATTTCAGAGGGCAAAGGACTTTGTTTTGCTCTCTTCTTATCTTCCAATTGTAAAAACAGGAGGATAGGAAGAGAAAATTACAATAAAGTCCCAGGGTTTTCCAATACAGTTTAAAAGGGGAATAATGATGGAtagaaaacagcaggaaaactcACCTTCATCTTTCTGTTCAAGCAGGTGTCCTCTGGAGTTATACCAAAGGATATGTTCATACTGGCTGATGTTCAGTTTACATTCAATTAAAACACTGCTCCCCTCTTTGGCTATGATATCATGGTGTGCTGGAGAACTTATTAAAGCTTGAGACACTGCATGAAGTGATGCATTGAAAGGCCTAAAAGCAACTGTCCTGTTAAAAGCTACATTTTCCACTGTGAATCCAGCTGAAAGACCAGCACTAACAGTCAAAATTAACAGGCAATA
The Zonotrichia albicollis isolate bZonAlb1 chromosome 15, bZonAlb1.hap1, whole genome shotgun sequence genome window above contains:
- the MFAP3 gene encoding microfibril-associated glycoprotein 3, with the protein product MKLSYCLLILTVSAGLSAGFTVENVAFNRTVAFRPFNASLHAVSQALISSPAHHDIIAKEGSSVLIECKLNISQYEHILWYNSRGHLLEQKDEDDRWRIADNSLNITKVSFADRGRYTCAGVNQNETLYYTVTLRVIFTSGDMSIYYMIVCLVAFAITLILNITRLCMMSSHLRKTEKAINEFFRTEGAEKLQKAFEIAKRIPIITSAKTLELAKVTQFKTMEFARYIEELARSIPLPPLILNCRAFMEEIFEAVRVEDPDEVGREEKQPGGCGAPAALFPGSAPVKRSHSPAADSDDGSLSEQGQEIAVQVSIHPQSQGHSIDTVSHGSCHSVPAEEGAC